TCCGGGACGGACGCCCGACTAAGGAAAATACATAGACGTATCCGAAGGCCGACTAAAGTAGGTCACCAAATGAATGAATCTTGAGCTTAAATCTATAGGATGAAGCCCATTCATCTTTAATGGCGTCTGCTACATTCACAGTAATGACTCCAGTATTGATCATAGATACCATCAGGTCTTCAGTGGTGGCGATACTGATAGTAGGGCAGGAGAGACGAGCTTGCTTTATGGCTTTTTTGTCGTCAATCGCCAAGGTGTAACTGCGATGAAGAGCAACCGCGATACAGGCACATTCACCGTTGCCGAAGCTCTCAAGTGCGGTCAACTTGGCGAATGTTTCAACTTCTTCTGGATCAGTCACCGAAATTTCTTCAAGAATGCCTTGCTCTAATGCGTCTGTTAGGCGAGAAAATTGTTCTTGGTAGTGTTCTGTAATTTCTTGCCGTACATGATCTGTGATTAAAAAGCGGCACGAGTGCCGCTTGATCAAGTCCATACGGCCTATTGCAAGGAAGTTGATAAGCACCGAGGTATCAGCAATTACAATAGACGATGGACCTTCCACTAACAGCACTCCAGTAACTAATCTTCCTTAACGGCTTCAGCAAGCTCAATCAGCTTGCGCCCAGGTAATTCAAGCTTCTTGCTGAGATAAAGAAGCTTGCCCCGAGAAATCTCTTCCCGGCGATAAGCTTCAATGGCAAGGTGAACGATTTGACTCTTTAATTCGCGATCTTGCCGTTCTCTGCTTTCGGGCTTATCGAGATCATCCAACATCCTTAAGAATTCCAGAAATCCTTTCCCTTCCGATTCGCGCTCTAGCAGTTTGGCGCATTCTGCTGTGAAACCAGGTTCAGGCCCTTAGCCGGTAAGTAGTGGCTTGGTAGCTCACCCCGAAGTGATGAGCAAGCATTGCCGCATCCTGATGAGTAATGGCCTGAGAACCCGGAATAGGCCGAGTTTGAGTATCAATCCGCCCCTCCGTCGCTACGTCGAAAATCGTTTGTTCATATCGGCTAGGCAATCCTTTATCGAGAGAGCGGAGGAACTCCGTTACCCCTTCACCGGGCATCAGCAAAGCAGCGGCAAAAGCGTTCGCCCGTTTCTCAATCAGTTCGGAAGCATTATCGCGAGTCGAGACCGTCGCCGTGCGGATCCCGGTCGAGTAGGGCATGGGCGTACCATGCGCGTAGGAAAAGCGTTTGCGCCCCCTGAACATGGTCAAATTGACGAGGATCGCCATGCCGATGGAGGTATGGCGTAGAAACAGGCCGGACATTTCATCAGGCAAGTTGACACCAGAGGACCAGATTCTTTGATCCGAGATCAATTCTCCCATGTTGGCAATGGGCGTCTGACCCAAGCCAGCCGCTTCGCTTCTTGGAGAGCCACTTGCTCACCTTTGCCGAACGGCTTCACTGGCCGTTCGTGGCGCGGACAAGTTATAGGCGGGCGGGCCACTTCGCGGGGATCGGCCCAATAATTTTTCCAGCGAGCAACCTTCCCGACAGAGGCTCAGGCAGCGCTCTACCTGTTCTTTGATATCCGAACGGGTATCGAGGCCCGGAGCCAACCGATGCAGTGCGACCAGTAGATCATCCTCATGAAGAGGTTGTTCGCCAAAGAAATTGGCTACAGGCTGTTTGTACAACTCCGCAAGTTGGGCCAGTTCCAGGGTTGAAACGGCACGGTTGCCCGCCTCAAGTTGCGTGACCGCCGTTCGCGGTATGCCGATGGAATCAGCCGCAACTTGTTGACTCAATCCGCAGTTTTCCCTTGCTTCGCGCAGCCTCCTTCCGAGGGTGTTTGGGTTGAAGGACATGGCTTTTGCTCTCCTGGGCTTGGGCCTTGGGTTGCGATGACTTCGCTCCCTGAATTTGTTCTTTGATCCTATTATTGGCACGAAAGATCAAAAAAGGCAAAATAATACTTGTTTGTTCGATAATCATACTATAAAATAAGCTTTCGAGAATGATCGCAAATTAAAAATTTATATATGTTTCAAATAGATGAGGTGATTCTATGGCAAAGAAAAGCAACAGCGAAGTGACCAGTAAGAAAGCAGCTTCCGCAGCGGGTAGAGTTTTGAGCAATCCGAAGGCGAGCAAGGATGCGAAGAGCGCAGCCGGATCGGCCCTGACGCAGCGGCCCAGTCGCGGCAAGAAGTGAGGTGATGTTTAACGCATGAGCACTTCAGGTTTAGCTAAAGAGGGGATGGATGCTCGCATTTACTTTACAGACTTCTTTGAAGTTGCTCCCAAAGTCCTCGAAGATTATGGAGCATTCAATATCTCGCTTATCAATGATTTACCTCTATTTATTGACCCATTTCTCTTATTTGACAGTCATCAAACTGAATATAACGCGCTCCATGATCAGATTATTAAGTATGTTAAATTTTTACGTGACGTATCGAGAGACACGGCGATCAATAAAGGGTTAATTAACTCCTGGTTTCGCTTTCCAGAAGTAAGGCAAAACTGGCTTGGTTTTAGTCGCACTGGTAACAAAGGTAGCGGTCTTGGCGGTGATTTCGCATCTGCTCTTTGCAAAACTTGCATCATGTCTTTATGGACTTTGGTGCTGAGACGATCACTCGTGGTAGCCATCTGGAAAAGTTGTGTTTGCTTGGAGACGGTGTTGGTCGCGATCATTTAAGCGACTTCACCACTAATCTCATTAAGGGCTATCTTCTTAATTACACTCAAACATTTGCTCGTGAGCATATCAATTCCTCTCTGCTACGAGTCGTTCCATAGATAAAGTTAGTTTTGACTACACAACGAAAAGGTGGAGGGAGCGCAATACGAGCTTCCAGCTTTGGTCCGATTTCGTGCTTTAACACCTAAAGACATCCTAACGAAAGATGAGGCTTGGATTAATCGCAGTGATTCATTGGACCAATTCCAAACACTCCTATAATGCTGTGCCGAATGATCAGTTACGGGCGCAGGTTAATCACTATTTTCTTCAACGCCTTTCCGAAGATGCGAAAGATAAGGAAATCCGCGAGGCAGCAGCAGCTACGGTAGAGCAATTTCCCCAACTGATAGATTACTATATTAAAGACAAAGAGGACCACGGGGACGAGGCCCATGAAATTAGCGGATTGAAAGTCCGAGAAACTGAGTTTCAGTTCATCGAACAAATTAAATCACTTGTTGGCAACCATCTTGCCGGTACTGAATTTTAAAGATTAGGCGATAGCTTTGAGGAAGCTCTTCGTCGTGTACATTTTCTTAAAGATGTGATTGAGAAACAAGATGGTTACCGAATATTCTACATGGGAGGTAAGCCCATACAGCGTGAATCTGACCTGCAAATTATGTATCGTCTAACATGGTTTGCCACTCCATTTGATGTCAACCGTGAGGTCAATAATGGGCGTGGCCCAGTGGATTGCAAAGTGTCCAAAGGCAGTATGGATAAACTTTAGTGGAGTTCGCTAGCATCGAATTCAAAGTTGAAGCAAAATTTACAACATCAAGTTAGCATTTATGAAGCAGCGAATGACACAAAAATCGATTAAAGCAATACTTCATTTTACTGACAATGATCTTAAAAGATTACTGAAAGTCCTAAATGATTTAGGGCTTAATGGGCGGCGGGATGTGGTATTAATCGACGCATGTAGAGACAACAAACCATCTGCTTCTAATGCTAAATTTCTATCAATTTTAGTCAAAGCATCCATTTAGAAGGAGTTCTGATTTGCGCAAAACCCTAGCTGTATTCAATAGCAATGGTATCAATAGATATGGGATGGTTTTCACAATCGAAGCTCTTGCTTCTGCGCTCGAACAGAGCTGGGAGATAGGCGTGCCCTCTTTTTATAAGCTGCGACTGTCATCGTCCAATTGCTTGGTCAAAGGGTTGTCCTCTCCATCTTGAGTCTGGAATGGTGCGGCTAGCGGGAATTGTCTTCTTCCCAGATAGTGAAGAAGATAGAGTTGATATCAAAGGCCACCAAACACGCTCTGGGTCAACGGATCTCAGAATATTTTTCCAAATACCAAAGCTTAGAGAGAAAGATACCCGAAATCTTTTAGCGACTGCACAGCCTCATGTGGCTAGTTGTGCAGCGCTGATAGGGGACAACTTGGCGGCAAAATGCTTTCCAGATATTTTCTCTAGGCGAGATAAGGACGGGCTTATTGCGCTGTCAGAACTCAACCCAATTGCCCCAGGCGTCTTTGAACACGATGGACTGCTTGTATTTGCACATCATTTTCGTCGATCACTTTCCAGGCTGAACTCGTTGAATGAGTCGTTTTCTTAAAGTTCTTCAAGAGCTTAGTAGAAATCAGAAAATTCACGCTAAAATATCGCTCGATCCCGACATGGTGGGCTTGCCAAGTCATCTATCGACTATTGAACTCGAATATTGGTGGGGTCCAAAATTTGATGACAACTTATCAAAAATTCTCCAGGCGTTACAACTCTATAAAGCTAACGAACAAGAGCGCCTTTTTGCTTACAGAGCTCGCGAACTGAGATTTGGTGGCACCTTCAGAATCGAGGAAGACGCTTGAATGCGAAGAACTACGAGACATTCCGAGCTTTGGTAGGGATGGACAAGTTTGGTTGTCGCTATGTACACAGCATAATAGACCCATCGACTTCCGAACCCTTTCACTTGGATGGTGCGATCAGGCTATACGACGGAAGTATCGATGATAGAGCGGCTTGATAAAGATATTTCTAGATCGGGTCGGAATACAGATTACTCGAAGCTCTGGCGACTTGATGGTGCTTTAGACATAGAGTCATGGAAGAAGGCAATAACTCACTACTATAGAGACAACCCTCTCGTTGGAGATTACCTAGGAGGCGGGGAGGTGCAGAGTTATTACCACAAATCATCGAAACTCGTAGCAACTCGTATCATTCGCTCCAATATATTCCTTGCGAAATCAAAGAAGGAAGTGGCGTAAGAGTATCTGTTTCTTATCAGCCAGCGGCCAACTTTACTGAGCAGTCTTGCTATGTGATAAGCTTTGACTCTTTCTTGAGAGATACGACTCGAATCCAGTATATAGAATCAGACATGATTGAACTTTGCAAGTTCGTAGCAAGGAGGGGCGGCATGATAACGCTACCGCCTAATATAGCGCTAGTGGCGTTTGAAGACATGGTGAATAATTTCCGCTTTGCAGCACACAGGTCAGTTCGCAGTCCAATCTGCACAAAAGACATGCGGCCATCAAGGAGTTATGCGATATATGGGCGAAACGGCTGGATAATAGGATTGTAACGTATAACATAGGCATACAATATGAGCACAAAAACGTTTGTTTTTCGATTGCGGGCCATGTTAATGATTTGTCCTCATGGCATGCGAGTACGGCTAGCGAATTACCTGAAAGTGAAGAAGGATTCGGTATATGGTGTGATAGAGCAAATAAGTTCCTCTCTAGTAAATACCCGACTTCGCTGGACATTCCGCCTATCGGCAACTTACTGAAACAATCCGGATTGCTCGTTATGCAGCGGAAATTTCTCGATCCCAATACATACAAGCTCAGATATGACGATAAGTTGCAGGCATTAGTATGCGATTTTTGCATTAGCAAAGACCAAGCTGAACCTATTGCAGCCTTTAGAGATGGTCATTTAAAACTTGCCAATGCTTACTTGGTACAATATCTTCGTGTTCAAGATGCAAAAGTCTTTATGCATTATGTCGATGCTCCAAATACCTGGGAAGAAGAAGTCCAAGAGATAATGCAGAAGATAGATTTATTAGGACCCTTCTGGACGACACGTCCAGCTTAACGCTTGAACTAGATTTAGGTAATGGTTTGCGCAGGTTTAGAATTATCAGAACTCTCCTGAGGGCGGGTGCCGGCTGTCAGGCTTGCATGGGTAGTTCGCGGACCACAGCCGCTACGTACCCACCGCACACTAACCCCGCGCCTGGAGACCGACAGCAGCGATTCAAGTGTTGCAGAGGAGAGTTCCGGCTTGATGAAGTGTGATCATCACGGACCGGGTTTTCCACCAAAGGTGGCGTTACCATCAAGCTGGAAAGGCGTTGTCATCCGACAAACAGTATAGTCAGTAAACCCGCCATGCGGGTTTCAGTAATCCACCCGAAATGTCGGACTGTCTTCCGGCCGATTCTTCCGCTTATCGTAGAGGCGCGTGGTGGAGACATTGGCGTGCCCCAACCACTCCTGGACTTTGGCAATATCGGCGTTGTGCTCCAGGCATTCGTGGCCGCTGTCGCCCGCAACGAATGCACGCAGAAGCCGTGAACATCGGCGTTGATGCCGACCTGCTGGCCGTAGCGCCGGACTACTTCCTGATAGACCGAGGCCGGGTTGAGCGGCTTGTTCAGCGTTCCGGTCGAGTTGTTTTTTACCGGACGAAACAGCGGCCCCTGAAGGTCATCACCATGCCCGGCTACTTCCAGATACTCTTTGACGAGCCGCGCCGCTTTTGCCGCCACCGGCACGAAGCGGATCTTCTCGCCCTTGCCCTCAATCCGCAGATGGAGAACGCCTTCCCGCTGCTGGAGATCGCGCACCCGCAGCCTGCACAGTTCTTCCCGGCGCAGGCCATGATAGAGCAGCGTGGCCAGGATCGCCCGATCCCGCTGGCCCTTCAACGTATTGGCTGGAGGCGCATCCAGTAAGGCCCGTGCTTGGGCATCGCCCAGGGCCGGCGTCAGGCCCTCGTTGTTATTGGCCCCGGGACGCTTCACGCCGTCTACCGGATTGTGCGTGATCGCGTTCTGTTCGCAGAGATAATCAAACAGCGAGGAGAGCGCGGCGAGCTTGCGCCGGATGGTGGACGGCGCGAGTTCGCGCCGCTCCAAATCCTTGCGCCAAGCGATGAAGTGCGCACGAGTGACGATCCGAAACTCTTCCGGGCAAGCGATCCCGACGAAGGCGGTAAAGTCCGCCACGTCTTGGCGGTAGGCCCGGCGCGTTTTGGCGTTCGCGATGTTCGCGAACCATTCCAGTTCGGGCGGCACATCAGCGAGGCCCTGGAATTCCGCAGCGGTCAGGGCACGGACGGAGAGAGTTTCAGGTCCAGGGGTCACAGAACCCGGCAATGCGGCGGGTTCTATTCGGCCCGGCAGCGCCAAGGGCAATTCGCCCTGATGAGTAACGGGAATGGTCTTGGATTGGCGGGGTGTTTTGCTCATGGAATCACCCTACCCTTGGTTTTGTTTTTACGCAACATAAAATAGATTATCATGGGTAAACGGAGGGAAGGGGAGGAACTGTCATTAATTTATGACACTAAACTAAAAGCATCATTGGCTTAGCATTGCGCACCATCTTCAATTATGATGGAACAAGCTACGTACTTACCCATCATATGCCATAATTATAATATGGTTTTTGTCTTTGTTTGTCAGACGAAACAATGGGATTCCAAACTTGCTCGTTATGAATATAGAAGCTTTAGACTGGAGCGTTGTTATTGCTGGCTATTGGAATCAGGCTATCCTTACTCCTGCCGGTATAGCATACCGTCTTTTTAAGAAACCGAAAGATACTCCTGTGCAAGTAGAAATTCCACTTGATGGGATAGCTCCTTACCGAGTGAGAGATGGTTCAATTATAATTATGGCGCAGCCAAAAAGACTACATATAATTGCTGAGCCGCCTTGCTATGAAAACTTGAAAGAGCTTGCAAATAGCATCAGTAGCATTAACGGAGCTACCGGAAACTCCGATACAAGTGGCAGGTTTTAATATCATCTATCAAATAGAAGATATGCCAGAAATAATCTTAAAATATATTGCATCAGAAATAGACGAAGCCATATCCGATAGGAAATATCAGATCTCGACTGAGTTTTAAAGCGTTCTATAAACCCGCTTCAAGGAAATTAAATTTAGAAATTAAGATGTGATGAAAAAAGTCTGGGTGTAGTTTCGCTAAACTTCGAGAGGGAGTCAAATAACATTAAAGATCTAATTGAATGGGTCAATACGCCAATTGAAACCATAAAAAACACTACCCTGGACATATTTGAAAAAGTTTTAATGCTCCCTACGCAGGAGGCTCTCCATGAAAAGTCTAACTGAACACTTAGATAACAAATCGCTGCAATATACGCGCTGAAGTATCACCTCCAAGTAAAGTTGAGATTAATACAAAGTCTCAACGCGTTACCAGCAGGAAGGATGGTTGTAACTACGAGAACAAGTGGATTCATCGAACTTCGATATGCACCTAAGCAGCCTAAATAATACCAATGTTTGATTATTGGAATGATACATCTACAAGAAGATAGTGGCCCAGTCCATTGGACGTACGAGAAATTCACTTCGATTCGGATTTGCAGCAGGGTGATATTATAGAATCTACGGATAGTATTCGCGCCTTATGTGAACGAGTACATCCATATTTCTGTGATCCGAAATTTTTGGGATTTATGGTTATCACCCAATCCTGCGATTTGGTTAGACGCAAGAAAAATAACTGTAACGCACATTATATTAATTTCGCAGTAATACGATCTCGAAGAAATACTACCAACACTACTCGATTCTGTATGCACATCAACAGCCTCCCTTGCGTGTACTCAAATGAATCTAAAGACGAAGCAACCAAATTACTCTCAAGAGTTTTTAATCAAAACGAACAATCTCTAGGACTCTTCTACCTTCACCCAGACGAGCAGGCTGGAGTTGCAGTGCCATCAGTAGTTCTATTACGAGTAAGCGTTTCATTTCGGGCAGAACATTATGAAACCATTGCAAATGCTGGACGCGGCAGATTGAAACCAGAATTCAAAAGCAAACTAGGATGGCTTACAGGCAATCTTTTCTCTCGCGTAGGCACTACAGATTGGCATGAATCTTCGGAGCGGAAAAAGGAGCATGATAAGTTAATCGGAATAATTTATGGGTTCTTGACGAGAGTCAAAATCAGAGAAATCTCCTGTATGGGGTTAAAAAAACATGGGTAGATACTGCGAAAACGCTGGAGAGGTTATTGATCAACTTAAGAAAGATGAAATCATTTCTACTATTGCTAAATATGCACCTCCAAATCCAAAAGAAGACATAGTTAAAGCTGTAAAAGATAAACATAAAGAAAGTACTCCCAGATATAGATGATGAGACTATTACAAAGCTTGAGAATCGATTATTAAATGACGGCAAAATAAGCGCTGCTCTAAAACGAGCTAGACTTAATATTGGTTAGCTCACATCCTCACCCAACCCCAACTCTCTCAGAGCGCTCTTGATATCTTCAATCTTTGCCGAAGCGCTTCCTCTCCGCAGGCGCTTCCAAGCTGACATGCAGCATCAACCCCGGTGAATTCGCGAGCTTGGTAATGACCTTGGTATAGAAGTTCATCCATTTCGAGACGGGATCGTCCCCACCTCCATTGATTTTCTTTTCGGCATAGCCGGCGTGGGATGCTCTTCCCTCTTGTTTTGTTCACCACCACCAGAAGTCGTATGGGCAGCGGTCACCGGTTGCTTGACCCGCACCTTGGTTTCCGCTTGCAGGCCATCCACTTCCACAGTCACCAGGTAGAGGCGGGCGTGTCGCTGGACTTGAAACTGCCATCGTTCCCCATTGTGCAATCAGGAGCCGACCAGGTTGCATTTTCCACCGGCAGCCTTGCCCGTATTGGTCAAGGCCGCTCACCTTGAAGGTGACGTGTTCACGAAGGCCAATGTCGATGCTACTAGGCTGAAGGATCAGTTTCTCCGCGCGGCGGTTCCAGGAGCCGTTCGGCGTCTTGGGCGCGGAGGATAAAGAGATCATCGCTGATTTCCACTTCCTGTTCGAGCAGGCTTTCCCGAAGCGATCCAGTTGCAGTTTGCCCGCAGCATCCCGGCTGGCGTAGCCAAAGAGTTTAGAGGTCACGCCATCGGCGATGGTGCGCTTGATGGAATCCGGCATCCAGCAAGCGGGTAAGGCCGAGAGGCAAAGAAGGCATCCCGCACCGCTTTGGTAGACCACCTGTCAGTGCAGGCGGCCAGAGCCGAATGAGTTTGTTAGGACCGACCGAGGCGGTAATTTCGTCATCCTTGACCAGGGTGTTGATGACCAGATCGCAGAGCGACGGGGCCATGCTCGAGGTGATTTGACCGAGGTCGAGACTCTTCACCGTGTTGTCTTTGCCGAGCAGGAACACATGGCGGTAGGCTCGCCAGATGGATTCCTTGAGATCGGCCTTGGCGCGACCCAGGCTTTGGCTGAGCGAGCGGCGTTGCGCTCTTCCAGTTGCCGAGCGGTATCTTCATCCGCTTCAATGTCTTCCCAGGCCAGCATATTCCGGGCGGCTTCGATGATGCTGCTTGCATAATCGGGAGCGACAAAGAGCAGCCCGGACTTATAGGTCCGGCCCGCTGTGCCACACTCCCGCAGGATACTTTCAATCAGGGCTTTGGTTGTCGATTCTTGGGCTTGATGCTCCAAGCCCAGCACGACCAGCGCCAATTGCGGGCGGTCGGGAACATCGTTCGACTTGGCCGGGAAGCAACGCCGATCCACTGCTTTACTCCACAGCTTGAACAGATCGAGCGTGGTTTGCTGAATTCGCGCTTCAATCTCCTGATCCTTCACCGCGCCCCGGCGCGTGACCAGCATTTGATTGAGGTTGGGGCGCAGGCCAAACCGATAGCGGTTGCGATCCCAGTTCAGGTAAAAGCAGTTCGCGGTGAGTCCTTCCAATACGGTTTCCACGTCGGCCAGGTTGGTTTCGGGATTACCGATAGCGGCGCGGATTTCTGGAACCGAGGCTTCCATGCGGGTTTGACTTTGCTCCGCCGTTACTCTCGAAGAAGATCGCGTGGCGACCCGCTGATGGAGGCGCGTTTTGATCGCGTCTATCGCTTCCCGGTCCAGGCGGACGGCGTGAGCGTCTTTCTTCCCGACAATATCCGTAGTGACGGGGATGGAGAGTTGATCGGAACCCAGTTGCTCAAACAGGGCGTCGCGGAAAGTTTGATTCACAAGGGGAGCGGAAACCCAGGGTGATCAGCGGTTCCCGTGAATTTTTCTGGTGTTCTTATGGTAGGCCCGCGCGACCCAGAGAGCCAGCAGGCGCAAAATCCCGCGCGTGCGTTGAAAGCGCGGCAGACTTTGCCATTTGCGCTGAAACACGGAAATCAGCGACGGGTGAAACGGGTAGCAGGCGAGGAACAGTTCTTCCGGTGATTCCCCGCCCAGATTGGCGAGTTCGGTTTGGTGATCGTGCGCCCAGGCCCCGTATTCCGCAGCCGCTTGTTTGCCGTCTTGAGGCAAGCCATACCAATCAAACAGGCGGCGGCGGATGATCCCGGTGACTTCGGTTCCCGAAGACATGCTAATGGCTTTGCCCACCCGATCCAGCAGCTTCTTATAGGAATCGTAGTCGCGTTGATCTTCGGGATTCATTTCCAACTCGGAGGCCGGAATGGAGACGCAAAGGACCAGGTTATCGCGGGCGCGGGCTTCTTCGGAGAGGTTATGAAGGAAATCGTAGAGTTGGGAGGCCAGCCCCGTGCGGCGCGCGAGAGAGACGTAGTTCAGCATCATCCATGAGGATGACCGCAGGGCCACTAGGCAA
The sequence above is drawn from the Bdellovibrionales bacterium genome and encodes:
- a CDS encoding ImmA/IrrE family metallo-endopeptidase, which translates into the protein MGQTPIANMGELISDQRIWSSGVNLPDEMSGLFLRHTSIGMAILVNLTMFRGRKRFSYAHGTPMPYSTGIRTATVSTRDNASELIEKRANAFAAALLMPGEGVTEFLRSLDKGLPSRYEQTIFDVATEGRIDTQTRPIPGSQAITHQDAAMLAHHFGVSYQATTYRLRA
- a CDS encoding helix-turn-helix domain-containing protein is translated as MSFNPNTLGRRLREARENCGLSQQVAADSIGIPRTAVTQLEAGNRAVSTLELAQLAELYKQPVANFFGEQPLHEDDLLVALHRLAPGLDTRSDIKEQVERCLSLCREGCSLEKLLGRSPRSGPPAYNLSAPRTASEAVRQR
- a CDS encoding DUF499 domain-containing protein, which gives rise to MMLNYVSLARRTGLASQLYDFLHNLSEEARARDNLVLCVSIPASELEMNPEDQRDYDSYKKLLDRVGKAISMSSGTEVTGIIRRRLFDWYGLPQDGKQAAAEYGAWAHDHQTELANLGGESPEELFLACYPFHPSLISVFQRKWQSLPRFQRTRGILRLLALWVARAYHKNTRKIHGNR